The segment ATTTGAAGCGGAACCATTTAATCCTAAAGTGGAACTATTTTTCACCCACACAGACTGTGATAACTGATGCACTGGCAATGTCAAAGTTGTCACGTTAAGCGACCTCGGGGATGTATTAATGATCACATAAACGAGAATAACGGAAGATAACCTTCGTTAGAAACATCGGTTTACATTTTTAAAGGCCGGCTTGATTCCTTTTTTCTTTCTAGCCTCTTGTAGGCGTCAGAACTCGACAAGATGCGCCTCAACATTCAGATGTTGATATCCCATGGCCGGGTGGCCCGTAAAATGGGTCTCGGTCCAGAGTCCCGAATAAACATGCTTCGGAACATTCTTACCGGCCTCGTTCGACACGAGAGGATAGAGACCACCCGAGGCAGAGTCGACGAAGTTCGATTCTATGCTGAAAAGGTGAGGACATGTTACATGGTAACGTTACCCTTTTACGCAGCTCAACAAAGTTGCTTCTCCAGTAATTCAAAGGCTGGCTGATGGCGATATTGAGTCGTTTCATCTTACCGTCCAAAAGGAATGTATGCAGCCGGCTATACACGTGTATACCCCTTCAGCCAATCAAACCAGGGGTGAAAAAAATAGACTGCTGCAACCTGATTGGCAACATCCGGAACATGGCGAAAATGGTGTTTCATAAGGAAAGTATGTTTTTTCCCACCTCGGAATTAAATTGAGTTAAGGAGGTAATTGACTCCTTTGCAACCTGAATGGAGAATATGTTATGTACAACCCGTTCCATAGGGGATATGAGTGTATAGCTGGCTACATAGATTCCCTTTGGACAGTAAGATGAAGCGACTCTATTGTCATCTGCCAGCCTTTGGGCTACTACACTAGTTGACTAAACTCAACTCCCATGGCGAAGGAAGTTTCTGATGAACTATGGAATTGAGCAGAGTCCTGGCTTTGTGAAATTCAGCTCTGACTACATTGATTTGCCCAAGATCAATAGTAAATTATGAAATGCTTACCGTGTACCTATGGTTGTCCTATGTAGATGTGTGcctttgtttgctgaaatccatacTTTTTAATTTAACTAAATGTTTATATTTGTTTGATTTAGTCAGCTACTTCTCAACCATCCCTGTTTAGTAGGCTACTGTATCGTTTTTGAAAGCTTATGACGTGTTAACCAATGTGATGTTGTTTTGCAGTTGATTGACTATGCCAAGAAGGGAGACACTGACGAGAAAGCGATGAAAATGGCAAATTTCTGGCTCACAGTAAATGTTCTTTATGATCTTTGTTAGTATTTTAATGTACTCCGACCAAGTCAGACTGTCCCAATGTCCCCAACTTTGTTGTACTATTATCTACCAGATTAGTATGTGTGTTCCTAGTTCTTTCAGTCAGTCAtcatcccgtctctctctctcctgtggttTAAGGAAAAGGATTTGATCCCAAAGCTCTTCAAGGTCCTGGCTCCCAGGTTTGAGACCCAGCCCAAAGCCTACACCCGGATGGCGCGCATTCCCAACAGGAAGAACCTGGACAAGGCTGCTATGGCTGTGCTGGAGTATAAAGGCAACCCGTTCCCACCTCTCCAGACCGCCAAACGAGACAATGAACTCACACTAATCAACCAGCTCCTCAAAGGCTACAGAGAACAGCGGGCACAGCAGGCAGCAGCCAAGGTTGAGGCATAATGCAACCAGCCACACACTGACATTACATGTGTTACTGTTTTTAGATGACTGGCTACAGTATTTGACTTTCTATGGACCCCACTGAATATGAGATGATGTTGTGTGTCAAAATAAATGTGATTGTTTGACAATGTTACGCGTTCTGTTTATGGCACTAGTGTGAATTTAACAGATGTGCTTAAATCAGAAACAGGTTTGATatgctattattattattccctCTACCGGTTCAGAAACATGTCCCCCAAACTTTATTATCATCATGGTTGATGTCCTGTGTTTAATCTGTACTGATTCAGAATAAACAGACAGTAGCAAGGTGTTTTATGAACGCAACCACCTTCAGCCAGGCATAATACACTCATCATGAGTTTCCCCATTCAATTTGTTTAGATTCAAACTGTTTTGTTATTAAGAGCTGCAGTAGAGGTTGGTTTTTACATACTGGTAACTACTTGCCAAAATTTCCCCAAACCTATTGCAATTACATTCAATTGGACCGGCTCTCCGTTCTCCTTTGCCACTTGCCTGTAAGCGCTCCAATTGTGAGGTTCCAGAAAAGTAATTGTACTGTACCAAGATGGAGTAGGTGTTTTGGACAAATGCCCTTGCCCTTCTACATCACATAAAAATAACTCATACACATTCACACTGTTGCCAAGGTATGAAAGAAACAGACAAGGCCTCTAGTAAAACCAACCATTTTAATTTGGCAAAAAGTGTATGTACAGCATATTCAGAATATCCTAATTTGACACCATTAAAATGCATTAATTTCGAACAGTGCTTCAGTAATGTGCTCTTAACCAGACCTCTCTAAATACCCAGGAAGCTGTGCTGTTGTCTGTCATGCATATAAAACCGTCACTCATGTCCCGTTGCTCTTCCACTTGTGTCTGTGTATAATAGACAAATACCATAGATAAGTTGATCATGCAGCTTGTTGTACAGGATGACTGGAACCTGTCTGTCAACATCTATTCAGTCAAGTAATGGCATCCGTAACCATGGACAACAGTGGACTGTAATGGCAATAGAGACAAATATATATACGCCTACAGAGACAACCTTTAGAACACCAGAACAATCTAATTCAAGTATCATTCTTTTTTACAGACTACATTATACCTTTGACTGTATGTTCTCATGTACATAACATGTGCGGTACCAGTCTGACCAACCCAAGCCTACTCCAGACATTGTCTTTCTGTAGTAAAGGGCTATTAATTAAACCATTAGAAACAGTCAATTAACCACCATTCTTTACCCCACACCTTTTTTTTACAGATTGGATTAAAAATGATTAAAGAGACTTGCATGTTTCATATTCAGATATTAACAAGTTATTCAAAAAAATATGTAATTGATGACTTCCATTTCTTAGAACAGGTGGTAAATTGGCCTTGACACAGTCTTATGAATAGCCCCTCCCTCCCTTACATTGATATCATTAGGCTATTTAGTCAACTTAATATTATTCAGATaatgtacattttttaaatgtctgatAATGACAGTTGATGACATTGATTAATATGAACATATCTACAGGTAACATTTGTATATTTGATACCGGAATATCATTGGATGTAGAGTGTGGATACGTATAATTCAGATAAAAGCGCTATTCAAAGTCACTTTGAAATAAATGGCGGAACAGAAAAACTAAGAGAAGGGGAACATTAAAGTGCTTCATGCAGGACAAACAGGACGTTGGTGCTACTACTTTCACAGTTACTCTTAAAAGGTTTGCTTAAGTTGTTTATGGGCGCAGGACTTTTCATGTTCAGGAAGAACTACTGTTCCTACTTATGGATAAACAACAATGAGCCCCTCACACAGTATCAGATCAGATGTACAACTTCACTGAGGGAAACGGCCATACATACAGACATGTACAGGTTTGACATGACATCATTACATActagttgtgggggggggggggggggggggggtgattgtgAAGTTAGTTCATATCCTCGCTGGACAACCTTCCCTCCTTAAATCATGTGTCAAGGATGGAGGCTGAAATTGAAAGTAAAACAAGCTATAAGTATGATTtctatgtaaaaaaaattaaaaaaaattaactttaaaaccACCCCTTTCCTTGTGCTCTATTGCATTAATACATTCACCAAGGTCTACATACATCAAGAAATAACATTCAGAGCAAGCTAATATCTTGCACTCCAGTGAAAACTGAACAGTAGTATTCGGAGTTAAAACAGTTGTCTGTGGACAGTATGATATAAGGTTCCAATAGAAATCCAGAAGAAGTGACATTAGCACCTCGGTAGCCTATATGGTATGTAATATACACAGTTATTGTATAGTAGTTTGGTACAACAGGCACACGCACTGTATGAACACATGGAGTATAATCAGTTCAGAGACAGGGAGTACACTTCTTGTTTTAGCAGTACCTCGGGTCCACAGTAAACTGAACATTGTACACTTAAACATCAGTATATCAATCCTATAGCCTGGAGcaatcaacatacagtatataataatataaatcATCCCAACATATTCTATATGGAGAAATTCTATATTTTGTGTTAACATCTGTCAaacatgaaaaaaaaaacataaatgtatgTTTCAGGATGTGAGTGAATATTTGACTCTTGTACAATGTAATGGCATGACAATTGCAATGGTCACAGCACCACTTGGAATTCGACAATGTGGGGGAAAAAACATCCCTTTTGTAATATAAACTCTGCAACTATTTTAGAGTAAtggtaaatcattctctccagcTATTTACACATTTCCCTCAGCCCCTCCATTGATGCCTTATAAATTATTGAATAAAAGTGTTCATAGGAGTTTTGTTCAGTCTCCACTGTGCGCTCCTATCATTCTATTTGTCAGGCTACATCCACTCTGCCATCTCTCCCTCCCGGTGCCTCTCTCCCTGCTCATGTTCAAATATTTATTGCTTCTTTTTTCTTTTACAAGCTCAGCACTTTAACTCACAGCCAATTCCTCTTCTTTATTCAGCTCTTTTCCCATTCAGAGGTGAAAATTGGACGTTTAGGACTTCCATTCCACATGCCTGCTTATAATGActtccccttctcttcctccttatATCCATTCCTCCTTCCCTCGTGGCTATACATAGCTTGACCTGTTTTCTATACTACCTGatcttcctccacctccctctcgaTCTTTCTCTCAgtgccctctttctttctctctatctgtctcatgCCTTGGTGCCCATGCCCCCTCCCCCCTGCATGCTAAAGTACTCGGTGAAGTGGGAGGGGAGtcgtggagggggagggggggagtggGCGGAGAGGCAGGGGAGCATGGGGGGAGGGAGTGGGGGGAAGGTGGGTAACGACAGGTCGGCCGTGGTGGTGATGATCTTATGCTCACTGTTCCTCTGCACTTCCTGTCCCTTCCGGGCCACCGTCTCCTCCACCGTCTTCACTGGGccctaaaagagagagagaggtaaaggttGAAAGGTTAAAGGTCAAGCTGGGTTGTATTTGTCACAATATCAGTTACCACATCCTTCTCTGACAACTTCCTCTGTGCTCTAACACCTCTGGAGTGTTACAGGTTACAGGGACTATATCGAACCTTAGTATCAGTTCCCTCCTCAGACCATACATCCACTCACCGACTGGATGGAGAACAGTTCTGTGAAGTTGGGCTGGGAGTCGCCCAGGAAGGAGCTGTTCCCATAGGCGTGGTGGGGGAAACTCTCACTCGCCACACCCGCCTTCGGACTAGACAGCAGGATCCCGATCTGAGAGGTCCGCACGTGGTACGGGAAGTTCTTATTGGCCGCAGAGGGCCGCGTGATAGCCTGTGGCGAGGcagggagggggggagaagggaCAGATGGGAGGAATGTATCATATTCAGAATATTGCCTGTTGCCTGTACAAATATTACCCTGTATTCTCCATACACTGATACACATTTATGCACATATAAGAACAGAacagtatgtgtgtgaatgtgtcacTGACAAAGGACAGAGAGGCTCAGTCTGGTACAGAAGTCTGGGACAGAGGCTCAGTCTGGTATAGAAGTCTGGGACCGAGAGGCTCAGTCATGTACAGCAGTCTGGGACCGAGAGGCTCAGTCTGGTATagaagctgggaccgagaggctCAGTCTGGTACAGAAGTCTGGGACAGAGGCTCAGTCTGGTATAGAAGTCTGGGACCGAGAGGCTCAGTCATGTACAGCAGTCTGGGACCGAGAGGCTCAGTCTGGTATagaagctgggaccgagaggctCAGTCTGGTACAGAAGTCTGGGACCGAGAGGCTAAGTCTGGTACAGAAGTCTGGGACCGAGAGGCTCAGTCTGGTACAGAAGTCTGGGACCGAGAGGCTCAGTCTGGTATAGAAGTCTGGGACCGAGAGGTTCAGTCTGGTATAGAAGTCTGGGACCGAGACGCTCAGTCTGGTATAGAAGtctgggtttgggaggatactAACGCAGATGCCAATGAGGACAGAGAAGTATGACTCACAGATATTAAAAAAGAGGcgagtgtgtgcgtgcctgcgtgtggAGGGCAGGGGGTTACTAACAAGGCGGGGAGGAGGTCTTCGAGATAATTAACGTCAAcagtgaggcagtgtgtgtatgtgtgcgcacatgcatgcctgtgtgtgagtgtgtagagagatgaagggtactaACGAGGAATACGATGTGAGCATAGAGGTGGATTCCCAGTTGGATGCCGTTGACGATCTTCTCCCGTGCCCAGCGAGGGATGCCAAAGTTAGCTATCAGAGCCATGACGGGCACCGCGAAAAACctgccagagggagagagaggagagagagttaatgagggagagagattaagagagagagaggagagagagatagggaaggggGAGATTGAGATATGTAAAGGAAGGAGGAGAAAAAAGGAATATGGTGGAATAGTGACAAAAGGAAACAAGAGGGAGAGGCAGAAGAGTGAGGACAGATTTAAGACGAGCAAGCGAGAAGTGGAAAAATAAGGGAGACGGGGAGTTTATTGGGTACAATGATTTTTAGGGGATGAACCTGACAGCGACAAACTGCATGCAGAGAGTGAAGGGTTGTAGGGCGATGTCCTCTCACCAGAGTGTGTATGCCGTGAAGAAGGGGATGTAGAAGGATTGTTTCTCAGGGTAGTGTTTGAGGGAGATCAGGACGGCGTAGCAGAACCACACGTAGGCCAGCAGCTGGAGACCCATCAGACCGTAGCCCGCCGGGCTGTCATATGCATACAGCACTTCACCTGGGTCAAAGAactgagacacaaacacacttacaACGTCATACAACCACTCTAATGGACCGCACCCTACTAATCAACCTACTAACTTTACCCTCAAATAGCAGAGAGGTGTATTACAATACGTTCCCCAGCATGTGTTGTAACAGCCTGTGGTTTGCTGACATGTTGGGATGTGAAATCTACTCGTTTTCGTTGGTGAGTGTGTCTAcaagtgtgtgcgtatgtgtacacatgtatgtatgtgtgtttgtgtgtgtccgcATCATTGACACTTCTCTACAACTGGGTCATTGACAGTGCCTCTGCTTGCGGGCTATGTATTCAGTTTCACAGGCCagagacttgatatcattggtcaAACAGGGTTACCCTCGGTCGTCCCCTGCATTATGTATGTACAGGCCCAGTGCTAGGCACCGACAGGCTGGGTAAGATACTCCTATCCCTGTATACTACAGTACATCAGGAGTAGGCCcctttaatttcacctttatcttACCAGGAAGTCCCATGATATGTGAACCTCCTTTCAAAGAGGGACCCATCCTAAATTATAGTAGAGCACATTTTACACTTGTAATGGAGTTGATTCTGTGATCCATGCTCGGCTGATGAGTAACCGTGCCCGAGACCTGAAGACTAGCTCCTAGAGCTAATACCTAGGCTTCAACTCAGTAGGCTAACATAGTGTTGTGGGACACAGGAATCCCCGGTTGAAACTTAGACCGTGATACACTGCTCCTTCACGTATAGCATGGACAGTAGGAGTGTAGCAGCAGCAGTTCTGTAGTGTAGACTGCAGTACCTCTGCCTCGTATATGAAGAGGATGATATAGGTGACGGTGTAGACTGTCATGTAGATGGACAGCTTTACAGAGCCACTGTGGCTGATCCTCGCCCTGACAGAAACGGATACACACAGGGGGGTTAGCTTTCACACAGAcagatgaatacacacacactcacactctcctcCTGCAAACAGAGATGGATTTCCTCAcccatgtatgcacacacacacacacacacacacacacacacacacacacacacacacacacacacacacacacacacacacacacacacacacacacacacacacacacacacacacacacacacacacacactcacacacacactcacacacacacggttggCCACATATTCCCTCTTTATGGTGCAGTGTAGTCAGACAGCTTATCTAAATGGCTATTCATCACCACATTTCAGAGATGTAGCAATAATGACAAAGTCTGCTCTAATAAAGTCATAGCTACTATACTGTATGAGATagtgagagggaaagggagaaagacagagggcaatgagagaggagcagaacgggaagagaaagagaaacagggaaactagagtgagagcaagtaaaaaaagacagagagagactgagctaCTGGTACGAGTTAGAaggagtgagacagaaagagactgggCTACTGGTACGAGTTAgaaggagtgagacagagagagactgggctaCTGGTACGAGTTAgaaggagtgagacagagagagactgagctaCTGGTACGAGTTAGAaggagtgagacagaaagagactgggCTACTGGTACGAGTTAgaaggagtgagacagagagagactgggctaCTGGTACGAGTTAGAaggagtgagacagaaagagactgggCTACTGGTACGAGTTAgaaggagtgagacagagagactgggctACTGGTATGAGTTAAAcggagtaagacagagagagactgggctaCTGGTACGAGTTAAAcggagtaagacagagagagactgggctgctGGTACGAGTTAAAcggagtaagacagagagagactgggctaCTGGTGCAAGTTAGAAGGAGTAAGACACAGAGAGACTGGGCTACTGGAACAAGTTAAAcggagtaagacagagagagactgggctaCTGGTACGAGTTAgaaggagtgagacagagagagactgggctaCTGGTACGAGTTAGAaggagtaagacagagagagactgggctaCTGGTGCAAGTTAGAAGGAGtacgacagagagagactggactaCTGGTACGAGTTAGAaggagtaagacagagagagactgggctaCTGGTACGAGTTAAACGGAGTAAGACAGAAAGAGACGGGGCTACTGGTACGAGTTAAACGGAGTAAGACAGAAAGAGACTGGGCTACTGGTACGAGTTAAACGGAGTAAGACAGAGAGACTGGGCTACTGGTATGAGTTAAAcggagtaagacagagagagactgggctaCTGGTACGAGTTAAAcggagtaagacagagagagactgggctgctGGTACGAGTTAAAcggagtaagacagagagagactgggctaCTGGTGCAAGTTAGAAGGAGTAAGACACAGAGAGACTGGGCTACTGGAACAAGTTAAAcggagtaagacagagagagactgggctgctGGTACGAGTTAGAAGGAGTAAGACACAGAGAGTAGCTGGAGGATTTAATCCTGAGACACACTGTAATGAAGCAGTGAACCTGTCAACCAGACAAGCAGTTAGACTGACATGTCCCCTGGGGTAGAGGGTGTTATTAAGGCTGGGTCAGCTACTGTAGCTCTGACCCTGAGACCATAGGTGAGACGGCCTGAGACCAGACACAGTGTGAGagacatacacaaaaacacactccCTACCTGGTGACAGTGAAGCCTTTCCCCAGCAGGATCAGCATCAGCAGGAACACCAGGAAACTGACAGAGAACAGTAATTtccctggagagagagcgagagagagagagagagagagagagagagagagagagagagagagagagagagagagagagagagaaagagagaaagagaaagagagaaagagagagagagaaagagagagagaaagagagagagaaagagagagagagaaagagagagagagaaagagagagagagagagagagagagagagagaaagaaagagagaagaaaatgAGAACCCCacagagagtgaaagaaaggTTACTGTAAGTAGGTTATAGTATCTGAATTTGTAACATCATACCAGAACCTGAAATcaggtcactcactcactccagcacacgctcacacacacttgCAACACACACCCAAATAAGGATACACTCATCCTCTCGTGTGCCACTGCATGGGTTGTGTGGGAAAGTTTCTGCATTACATCCTTTATCAGGGTGTTTCTGCATTACATCCTTTATCAGGGTGTTTCTAGATTATATCCTTTATCAGGGTGTTTCTGGATTACATCCTTTATCAGGGTGTTTCTGGATTACATCCTTTATCAGGGTGTTTCTGGATTACATCCTTTATCAGGGTGTTTCTGCTTTACATCCTTTATCAGGGTGTTTCTGGATTACATCCTTTATCAGGGTGTTTCTGGATTACATCCTTTATCGGGGTGTTTCTAGATTATATCCTTTATCAGGGTGCTTCTGGATTACATCCTTTATCCGGGTGTTTCTGGATTACATCCTTTATCAGGGTGTTTCTAGATTACATCCTTTATCAGGGTGTTTCTAGATTACATCCTTTATCAGGGTGTTTCTGGATTACATCCTTTATCAGGGTGTTTCTAGATTACATCCTTTATCAGGGTGTTTCTAGATTATATCCTTTATCAGGGTGTTTCTGGATTACATCCTTTATCAGGGTGTTTCTGGATTACATCCTTTATCAGGGTGTTTCTAGATTACATCCTTTATCAGGGTGTTTCTGGATTACATCCTTTATCAGGGTGTTTCTGGATTACATCCTTTATCAGGGTGTTTCTAGATTACATCCTTTATCAGGGTGTTTCTAGATTATATCCTTTATCAGGGTGTTTCTGGATTACATCCTTTATCCGGGTGTTTCTGGATTACATCCTCTATCAGGGTGTTTCTGGATTACATCCTTTATCAGGGTGTTTCTAGATTACATCCTTTATCAGGGTGTTTCTGGATTACATCCTTTATCCGGGTGTTTCTGGATTACATCCTTTATCAGGGTGTTTGTGATGATCATGCTCACCCATTATCTTGAGACTGCCGTTGCCCACTCCATCTCTGGCATACAGGCCCCAGTAGATACAGTGGAACAGAAGGCTGACAactgaggggaggaggagggaggagagggagacaaagagagagggatattTCACTGTTCTGCACTGCAGAGCTGCATATAGCAGCAG is part of the Salvelinus fontinalis isolate EN_2023a chromosome 6, ASM2944872v1, whole genome shotgun sequence genome and harbors:
- the LOC129856962 gene encoding transmembrane protein 145-like isoform X2; translation: MEVCERLLCLAVVSSVLCVGSVLGKYVRGIVNTKEDWLFLTRFCFLTDFGRLDFRFRYQKSRCCQNILLYFDDSSQWPAVYKKPDKDCYQKEAVLRPENNQVINLTTRYTWSGCVVEGEGDEEVLSCVGGRSFRSVRERWWYIALSKCGGEGLQLEYEMKLTNGQSFWTQHFSADEFGILETDITFLVIFSLVFILSCYFAYNLKGRQLLHTTYKMFMTAAGVEVVSLLFHCIYWGLYARDGVGNGSLKIMGKLLFSVSFLVFLLMLILLGKGFTVTRARISHSGSVKLSIYMTVYTVTYIILFIYEAEFFDPGEVLYAYDSPAGYGLMGLQLLAYVWFCYAVLISLKHYPEKQSFYIPFFTAYTLWFFAVPVMALIANFGIPRWAREKIVNGIQLGIHLYAHIVFLAITRPSAANKNFPYHVRTSQIGILLSSPKAGVASESFPHHAYGNSSFLGDSQPNFTELFSIQSGPVKTVEETVARKGQEVQRNTSILDT
- the LOC129856964 gene encoding 39S ribosomal protein L17, mitochondrial-like — encoded protein: MRLNIQMLISHGRVARKMGLGPESRINMLRNILTGLVRHERIETTRGRVDEVRFYAEKLIDYAKKGDTDEKAMKMANFWLTEKDLIPKLFKVLAPRFETQPKAYTRMARIPNRKNLDKAAMAVLEYKGNPFPPLQTAKRDNELTLINQLLKGYREQRAQQAAAKVEA
- the LOC129856962 gene encoding transmembrane protein 145-like isoform X1 — protein: MEVCERLLCLAVVSSVLCVGSVLGKYVRGIVNTKEDWLFLTRFCFLTDFGRLDFRFRYQKSRCCQNILLYFDDSSQWPAVYKKPDKDCYQKEAVLRPENNQVINLTTRYTWSGCVVEGEGDEEVLSCVGGRSFRSVRERWWYIALSKCGGEGLQLEYEMKLTNGQSFWTQHFSADEFGILETDITFLVIFSLVFILSCYFAYNLKGRQLLHTTYKMFMTAAGVEVVSLLFHCIYWGLYARDGVGNGSLKIMGKLLFSVSFLVFLLMLILLGKGFTVTRARISHSGSVKLSIYMTVYTVTYIILFIYEAEFFDPGEVLYAYDSPAGYGLMGLQLLAYVWFCYAVLISLKHYPEKQSFYIPFFTAYTLWFFAVPVMALIANFGIPRWAREKIVNGIQLGIHLYAHIVFLAITRPSAANKNFPYHVRTSQIGILLSSPKAGVASESFPHHAYGNSSFLGDSQPNFTELFSIQSGPVKTVEETVARKGQEVQRNSEHKIITTTADLSLPTFPPLPPPMLPCLSAHSPPPPPRLPSHFTEYFSMQGGGGMGTKA